Proteins found in one Helicobacter colisuis genomic segment:
- the argH gene encoding argininosuccinate lyase has translation MKNNKLWGGRFQEKASEILDLFNASLPFDKKLYKQDILGSKVHSQMLSHCGILAQEESQQICQGLEQIQAEIEKGEFTFDISDEDIHMAVEKRLIEIIGEVGKKLHTARSRNDQVALDFRLFVLDSNRQIRALLLELIQTLLDIANLHTTTILPGMTHLQHAQPVNFGFLMCAYACMFVRDFERLSDSFKRNNYCPLGSAALAGTPYKTDRFYTAKALGFTAPTLNATDSVSDRDFALDFLYDLSLIAMHISRMAEELVLWSSYEFRFITLSDSYSTGSSIMPQKKNPDVPELLRGKSGRVYGNLFSLLTTMKGLPLAYNKDTQEDKEGVFDSFETLEISLKILNDLLKTMQINPKEMKEACQKGHLTATDLADFLVQNCNIPFREAHHITGKAVAYAESLNKDLSQLSAQELCSVDSKIPPKAHNALNLEASMNSRDSYGGTSTKATQTQIQSLLAWLQIAKSGEYNER, from the coding sequence ATGAAAAACAATAAATTATGGGGAGGGAGATTCCAAGAAAAGGCATCTGAAATACTTGATTTATTTAATGCTTCACTTCCTTTTGATAAAAAACTTTACAAACAAGATATTTTAGGCTCAAAAGTCCATTCGCAAATGCTTAGCCATTGCGGGATTCTCGCCCAAGAAGAATCACAGCAAATCTGCCAAGGCTTAGAACAGATTCAAGCAGAAATAGAAAAAGGTGAATTTACCTTTGATATTAGCGATGAAGATATTCATATGGCAGTGGAAAAACGCCTTATAGAAATCATTGGAGAAGTAGGCAAAAAACTTCACACTGCACGCAGTAGAAATGACCAAGTTGCCTTAGATTTTCGCCTTTTTGTGCTTGATTCAAATCGGCAAATCCGCGCCCTTCTTTTAGAACTCATTCAAACCTTACTTGACATTGCCAATTTGCATACCACAACCATACTCCCAGGAATGACACATCTCCAACACGCACAACCTGTAAATTTTGGCTTTTTAATGTGTGCTTATGCTTGTATGTTTGTGAGAGATTTTGAGCGATTAAGCGATTCATTTAAGCGCAACAATTACTGCCCACTAGGGAGTGCTGCATTAGCAGGAACGCCTTACAAAACCGATCGATTCTACACTGCAAAAGCACTAGGTTTCACCGCCCCCACACTTAATGCCACTGATAGCGTAAGCGATAGAGATTTTGCACTTGATTTTCTCTATGATTTAAGCTTGATTGCTATGCATATTTCAAGAATGGCAGAAGAGCTTGTTTTGTGGAGTAGCTATGAGTTTAGATTCATCACACTTAGCGATTCTTATTCAACTGGAAGCTCAATTATGCCACAAAAGAAAAATCCTGATGTTCCTGAACTCCTTAGGGGTAAAAGTGGGCGTGTGTATGGGAATCTCTTTAGCCTACTTACTACTATGAAAGGCTTACCACTTGCATACAATAAAGATACGCAAGAGGATAAAGAGGGGGTTTTTGATAGCTTTGAAACCTTAGAAATTTCTCTTAAGATTCTAAATGACTTACTAAAAACAATGCAAATCAATCCCAAAGAAATGAAAGAAGCTTGTCAAAAAGGACATTTAACCGCAACTGATTTGGCGGATTTTCTTGTGCAAAACTGCAATATTCCCTTTAGAGAAGCGCACCATATCACCGGAAAAGCGGTCGCTTATGCCGAAAGTCTCAATAAAGACTTAAGCCAACTTAGCGCGCAAGAGCTTTGTAGTGTTGATTCTAAAATCCCGCCAAAAGCTCACAATGCACTAAATTTGGAAGCTTCAATGAATAGTCGTGATTCTTATGGTGGCACTTCCACAAAAGCCACACAAACTCAAATCCAAAGTTTATTAGCGTGGCTACAAATCGCTAAAAGCGGAGAATACAATGAGCGATAA
- the ubiE gene encoding bifunctional demethylmenaquinone methyltransferase/2-methoxy-6-polyprenyl-1,4-benzoquinol methylase UbiE, which produces MSDKQQKIISMFDDIASSYDLANRVMSCGIDIAWRKKACNLAFKNLSTENLQSLKILDVACGTGDMITHWQKNAKNAGINLQKIVGADPSSGMLEVAKKKLPQIDFTQCEATKLPFLDNEFDILSIAYGIRNVVERKKALSEFARVLKKGGILVILEFTKCENPKMLEKFMGFYTKNILPFVGGIISKNYRAYKYLPDSIEEFLTANKLNLELQENNFEPLYTKSFSANVCTLFVARRK; this is translated from the coding sequence ATGAGCGATAAACAACAAAAAATTATTTCAATGTTTGATGATATTGCAAGTAGCTATGATTTAGCAAACCGCGTAATGAGCTGTGGAATCGACATTGCTTGGAGAAAAAAGGCTTGTAATCTTGCCTTTAAAAATCTCTCTACAGAAAACTTACAATCTCTAAAGATTCTTGATGTAGCTTGTGGCACAGGCGATATGATAACCCATTGGCAAAAAAACGCTAAAAACGCTGGAATCAATCTCCAAAAAATCGTGGGTGCAGATCCAAGTAGCGGTATGCTAGAAGTGGCTAAAAAAAAGCTTCCCCAAATTGATTTTACACAATGTGAAGCTACAAAATTGCCCTTTTTAGATAATGAATTTGATATTCTCTCTATTGCCTATGGAATCCGCAATGTAGTAGAGCGCAAAAAAGCTCTAAGTGAGTTTGCAAGGGTGCTTAAAAAAGGGGGAATTTTGGTGATTTTAGAATTTACCAAATGTGAAAATCCTAAAATGCTAGAAAAATTTATGGGCTTTTATACCAAAAATATTTTACCCTTTGTGGGTGGAATCATCTCCAAAAATTACCGCGCTTACAAATATTTGCCCGATTCTATTGAAGAGTTTTTAACCGCAAATAAACTCAATTTAGAACTCCAAGAAAATAATTTTGAACCACTCTATACCAAATCATTTTCAGCAAATGTCTGCACACTATTTGTCGCTAGGCGTAAATAA
- a CDS encoding amino acid ABC transporter permease produces the protein MTALYLDLEFIKNAIPIFGEALWLTLHLSFFGIIFSILLGFFIALVQFYRVRFLSALCQTYIELSRNTPLLIQLFFLYYGLPQIGLQLTGYTCALIGVTFLGGSYMAESFRAGLESVGRIQLESGRSLGLSEMQLMFYVVLPQSLTVSLPFIGANAIFLLKETSVVSAIALADILYITKDLIGSYYKTNETLLLLVLCYLVVLLPLSFLFLALEKYYKRKMA, from the coding sequence TTGACTGCTTTATATTTAGATTTGGAATTTATTAAAAATGCAATTCCTATTTTTGGAGAAGCTTTGTGGCTTACTTTGCATTTGTCTTTTTTTGGGATTATATTTTCTATTTTGCTTGGCTTTTTTATTGCTTTGGTGCAATTTTATAGAGTGCGATTTTTAAGCGCGTTATGCCAAACTTATATTGAATTATCTCGCAACACCCCTTTGCTTATTCAGCTTTTTTTCTTGTATTATGGATTGCCACAGATTGGATTGCAACTTACAGGTTATACTTGTGCTTTAATTGGAGTTACTTTTTTGGGTGGAAGTTATATGGCGGAATCTTTTCGTGCAGGGCTAGAATCAGTAGGGAGGATCCAGTTAGAATCAGGTAGAAGCTTGGGGCTAAGTGAAATGCAATTAATGTTTTATGTGGTATTGCCTCAAAGTTTGACAGTGAGTTTGCCTTTTATTGGAGCTAATGCTATCTTTTTACTAAAAGAAACATCAGTGGTGAGCGCGATTGCATTAGCTGATATTTTGTATATCACTAAAGATTTAATCGGCAGCTATTATAAGACAAATGAAACGCTTTTGTTGCTTGTTTTGTGCTATCTTGTCGTGCTTTTGCCACTTTCATTTTTATTTTTGGCTTTGGAGAAATACTATAAAAGGAAAATGGCGTAA
- a CDS encoding amino acid ABC transporter ATP-binding protein — MSNHMSNEVLLSVSNLVKKFSDTLVLDSVSLEVKKGEVCAILGPSGCGKSTFLRCINGLESINSGSITFNGEVINAVNDSKINWSKIRQKIGMVFQSYELFPHLSVLDNILLAPCKAQKRKKEEVTTQAIKLLERVGLAHKKDSYPKELSGGQKQRVAIVRALCMNPEMMLFDEVTASLDPEMVKEVLEVIKELATQGMTMILVTHEMKFAQNVADRIVFFDSGKIAEIATPQEFFTNPKSERAKRFFNIFEF; from the coding sequence ATGTCAAATCATATGAGTAATGAAGTTTTGTTAAGCGTTTCAAATTTGGTTAAGAAATTTAGCGATACTTTGGTGCTTGATTCGGTATCTTTGGAAGTCAAAAAAGGCGAAGTTTGTGCGATATTGGGACCTAGTGGGTGCGGAAAAAGCACATTTTTGCGTTGCATCAATGGTTTGGAGAGTATTAATAGTGGGAGCATTACTTTTAATGGAGAAGTGATTAATGCGGTAAATGATTCAAAGATTAATTGGAGCAAGATTCGCCAAAAGATTGGAATGGTTTTTCAAAGTTATGAGCTGTTTCCGCATTTGAGCGTTTTGGATAATATTCTCCTAGCGCCTTGTAAAGCGCAAAAACGCAAAAAAGAGGAAGTTACTACTCAAGCAATCAAGCTTTTAGAAAGGGTAGGGTTGGCACATAAAAAGGATTCTTATCCTAAGGAATTAAGCGGTGGGCAAAAGCAGCGAGTGGCGATTGTAAGGGCGTTGTGTATGAATCCTGAAATGATGTTGTTTGATGAAGTTACTGCTTCTTTGGATCCTGAGATGGTTAAAGAAGTGCTAGAAGTTATCAAAGAACTTGCAACGCAAGGTATGACGATGATTCTTGTTACTCACGAAATGAAATTTGCCCAAAATGTCGCAGATAGAATCGTGTTTTTTGATAGTGGAAAAATCGCTGAAATCGCTACTCCACAAGAATTTTTTACTAATCCTAAAAGTGAGCGAGCCAAGAGATTCTTTAATATTTTTGAGTTTTAG
- the hemJ gene encoding protoporphyrinogen oxidase HemJ gives MTYLYVKIFHIISFVSWMAMLFYLPRLFVYHAEHKDNKGFCEVIKIQESKLYNFIGYPAIICTLLSGIWLLMLEPTWLQGGWLHAKISLIVILVIYHFSLYRFMIAFREDRCQKSGKFFRMYNEVPTLILIIVTFLVIIKPF, from the coding sequence ATGACTTATCTTTATGTCAAAATCTTTCACATTATTTCTTTTGTTAGCTGGATGGCTATGTTATTTTACTTGCCGCGTCTTTTTGTCTATCACGCCGAACACAAAGACAACAAGGGCTTTTGTGAAGTTATTAAAATCCAAGAATCAAAACTTTATAACTTCATCGGCTACCCAGCAATCATCTGCACACTACTCTCTGGAATCTGGCTTTTAATGCTAGAACCAACTTGGCTTCAAGGCGGTTGGCTTCACGCAAAAATCTCACTCATTGTGATTCTTGTGATTTATCACTTTAGTCTCTATCGTTTTATGATTGCTTTTAGAGAAGATAGATGCCAAAAAAGCGGAAAGTTTTTCCGAATGTATAATGAAGTGCCAACTCTAATTTTAATCATTGTTACTTTCCTTGTTATTATCAAACCCTTCTAA
- a CDS encoding sugar transporter, producing MQDKIKIWLGVLAISLGAFILNTSEFVPIGLLSLIAQDFNMSEAKVGFLITMYAWVVALTSLPLMLLFSKVELKKLLLCVMALFVASHILSSLANDYITLVISRICVAFSHALFWSIATPMAVRAAPEGKQSLALSFVVTGTAIAFIAGLPLGRVIGLYLGWRTTFLAIGIVAFLVLLVIWRVFPTMPSTGGVSIRELPQILRTPHLLSIYLLTILLTTAHFTGYSYIEPFLAQIAHFDKTEITLLLVAFGAVGFLGSFLFTKYHDNHILGFTYFALFGIMASLFVLQIFAYNGFSIVFICIFWGLCITIFNLTFQSKIIHLVPKATSIAMSMFSGIYNIGIGGGAFIGGIVIDKLEVGYIGYVGGFIALLGCIYYLLMKRV from the coding sequence ATGCAAGATAAAATCAAAATTTGGCTAGGTGTCTTAGCTATTAGCCTTGGTGCTTTTATTTTAAACACTTCAGAATTCGTGCCTATTGGGCTTTTAAGTCTTATAGCGCAGGATTTTAATATGAGCGAAGCCAAAGTTGGTTTTCTTATTACAATGTATGCTTGGGTAGTCGCTTTGACTTCTTTGCCTTTAATGCTTCTCTTTTCTAAAGTTGAGCTAAAGAAGCTTTTGCTTTGCGTAATGGCTTTGTTTGTCGCAAGTCATATTTTATCTAGCCTAGCAAATGATTACATTACTTTAGTGATTTCAAGAATTTGCGTGGCTTTTTCTCACGCCCTTTTTTGGTCAATTGCCACTCCTATGGCAGTGCGTGCTGCTCCAGAGGGCAAACAATCACTCGCACTTAGCTTTGTTGTAACAGGAACCGCTATTGCCTTTATTGCTGGATTGCCATTAGGGCGTGTGATAGGCTTATATCTAGGCTGGAGAACCACTTTTTTAGCCATAGGAATTGTTGCTTTTTTAGTTCTGCTTGTTATTTGGAGAGTTTTTCCAACTATGCCAAGCACTGGAGGGGTTTCTATCCGAGAACTTCCACAAATCCTTAGAACCCCACATTTACTAAGCATTTATCTTTTAACGATTCTTTTAACCACTGCGCATTTTACCGGATATAGCTATATTGAGCCTTTTTTAGCCCAAATTGCACACTTTGATAAAACAGAAATCACACTCCTTTTAGTCGCCTTTGGAGCTGTTGGATTTTTAGGTAGCTTTTTATTTACAAAATATCACGATAATCACATTTTAGGATTTACTTATTTTGCTCTCTTTGGAATTATGGCTAGTCTTTTTGTGTTGCAAATTTTTGCCTATAATGGCTTTAGCATAGTGTTTATTTGTATTTTTTGGGGATTGTGTATCACAATCTTTAATCTAACTTTTCAATCCAAAATCATTCACTTAGTCCCCAAAGCCACCTCCATTGCAATGTCAATGTTTTCTGGGATTTACAATATAGGAATTGGTGGTGGAGCATTTATTGGTGGAATCGTCATAGATAAGCTCGAAGTAGGCTACATTGGATATGTAGGCGGATTTATTGCGCTACTTGGTTGTATTTATTATCTTTTAATGAAAAGGGTTTAA
- a CDS encoding amino acid ABC transporter permease — translation MEILFDSQNILRLLQGVFVTFQIAFIAISFSCIFGFVLGYLMTLPNRFLSFLCRFYLESIRIIPILAWLFIVYFGFSSFLNLNGIGACILVFSLWGIAEMGDLVRGAISSLPRHQSESGRALGLSEIQIQIFIILPQSFRRLLPPLVNLFTRMIKTTSLAALIGVSDMLKVGQQIIEVNLIHYPQASFWVYGGIFALYFLLCYPLSLFAKHLEKKLV, via the coding sequence ATGGAAATTCTTTTTGATTCTCAAAATATTTTGCGTTTATTGCAAGGTGTTTTTGTAACTTTTCAAATCGCCTTTATTGCGATTTCCTTTTCTTGTATTTTTGGCTTTGTGCTTGGGTATTTGATGACTTTGCCCAACCGATTTTTGAGCTTTTTGTGCCGTTTCTATTTGGAGAGTATTCGTATTATTCCGATTCTAGCGTGGCTTTTTATTGTTTATTTTGGATTTTCATCATTTTTAAATCTTAATGGAATAGGAGCGTGTATTCTTGTCTTTAGTTTATGGGGTATTGCAGAAATGGGAGATTTAGTGCGTGGAGCGATTTCAAGTTTGCCACGGCATCAAAGCGAGAGTGGAAGGGCTTTGGGCTTAAGCGAGATTCAAATTCAAATCTTTATTATTTTGCCTCAAAGTTTTAGAAGGCTTTTGCCTCCATTGGTGAATCTTTTTACTCGTATGATAAAAACAACTTCACTAGCTGCGCTCATTGGAGTTAGCGATATGTTAAAGGTAGGACAACAAATTATTGAAGTCAATCTCATTCATTATCCACAGGCAAGTTTTTGGGTTTATGGTGGAATCTTTGCCTTGTATTTTTTACTTTGTTATCCTTTGTCGCTTTTTGCTAAGCATTTAGAAAAGAAACTTGTATAA